DNA from Leptospira langatensis:
TGAACGCTTAAGCCTTTGTTTGGATATAAGGAAGAAAGGGATTGTATGACCCGATCGTAAGGATCCTCTTGTACGGAATCTTCTTTGTAAATGGAATCGATGAGTCCTTTCTTAAATAGATAGTCCTCAGCCTTGCGAGAAGAAACAAGACAACCCGTATGTTGGATAAAAGATAATACCTTGGATTCCGCTTCCTTGTCTTGCGGAATAGTGAGAGTAATTATACCCTCATCTTCTAGGATAACGGCTCCTTCTATTTGAAAGAATGAAACGATATGATCCGCAGCTTTTCGAGAATTAAGAATGAACTGAGGCCCTTCCACTCCCTTGGACTCTCGATTGAAGTCCAAGATCCTTTCGATATACGCGTGAGCGACGAAGCGAGGGTATCCGGCTTTCAAACGAGAAAGTGTCTCCACTCTTTTTTCTTCGTAACCGATCACATCAGCTACTTCGGGGAGGCTCATGGAAACTGCGTGTATATTTGCGAAAGGGATCCTTTCTCCGCAAACCCTGCGATGCGGTTCTATCTCTTGAATCATACTACCAATACCATCGCAAAATTTAGGATCTAAACTTCAATCTTAATCGGTATGGTCTTAGAATTTCTAAGATCATTCTAAGACGCTTGGGCGCTTGCCAATCTTTTCACTCTGTCCTCTTCCGTTAAGGCGTTGATCAGATCGTCCAAGTCCCCTTCCATTATAGCCGAAAGATTATGACTAGTAAACCCGATACGATGATCTGTACATCTTCCTTGCGGGAAATTATAAGTGCGTATCCTTTCGGAACGATCTCCGCTTCCTACCATTTGTTTCTTCATAGCATCCGCGACAGCCTTCTTCTCTTCTGCCTGCTTCTCAAGGATCCTAGCGCTCAAGATACGCATAGCCTTAGCCTTGTTCTTATGCTGGGACTTCTCGTCCTGACAAGCGACTACAACTCCAGTCGGAATATGCGTAATACGGACCGCAGAGTCAGTCGTATTTACGTGCTGCCCTCCCGAACCGGAAGACCGATATACGTCTATCCTCAAATCGTTCTCATTGATATTGATCTCGGATTCTTCGGCTTCCGGCAAGACTGCAACCGTAACAGCACTGGTATGGATCCTTCCTCCGGACTCAGTCGCAGGGATCCTTTGGACCCTGTGAGTTCCCGCTTCGAATTTAAAGAGATCGTACGCTTTATCATTCTCGAGTGCGAAGATGATTTCCTTGAGTCCGCCAATCCCAGTCGGAGAAGACTCCACTATCTCGTGTCGGATGCCTTGCTTGTCGGCATATCTGGTGTACATTCGGAATAGATCGGAAACGAAAAGGCCAGCCTCTTCTCCGCCGGTCCCAGCACGGATCTCGATCAGTATGTTTTTGCCTGAATTCGGATCTGGGGGAAGAAGAAGGATCTCCAATTCTTTCTCTAAAGAATCGATCCGGTCGACGGCAGCGTTCTTCTCTTCTTCGTACATGGAACGCATGTCTCCGTCTTTTTCTGTCTTCAGAAGTTCTTCTGCGTCCTTCTTGTCTTGGAGTAATTTTTTATATTCGGTGATCTTGTCGAATAAGGGCGTAAGTCGGGAACGTTCCTTATAAAGGCGCTTTAAATCATCCGGATTGGATGCCGTCGTGAGTTCGTCGGATATTTTAAGGTATTTTTGTTGTATTTTTTCTAGTCTGTCTAACATAGAAACAGTATCCCATTGCCTTGGTACCCTACTCCTCTACATGGAAAACTACAATTCGATTCTTTCCGCAGTTTCCGATCAGATACTGAACCTACTGTCTGGTCTCAATTCTTACCGCAGTCCTTACGCCAAGACCATTGGTTCCCCTTCTCATTTTGTTGAGGAACTAACGCAAAAGGCATCTCTCCAAACCGGAGCCGCAAGTGCAGTGCTTGCTCTTCCCCCAGGAAAGTTGGGAGCCTTAACTTTGGCTCCAGAAGCTGTACTAGTCTTACGGATCCAAGGCAAACTGATAAAGGATATTGCCGCTCTTTACGGAAAAGAACACCAAGTGAATCCGGAGCTTCTTGCCTATTGCTTGTTCCAAGACAAGACTTCCTTCTTTGGTAATTTCCTAAAAGATCTAGGTGCCCGAGTTTTGATCCGTCCTGTTACCTGGACTATCTTGGAAGAAGCTACCTTCCAGATCGCGAAAGGATTCTTCCGTGGTAGAAAATTGCAAAGACCAAAGAAAAGATTTTGGCTTCCGTTATTCGGTTCTCTGCTATCCGGAGGTTATTCCTTCTTTGAGACTAGACAGATAGCAACGAGAGCCCAGAAATTATTCTCTAAAGATATTATTAGCGTCCCTTCCGACGAGCCTTGGGCTGAGGAAACTGCCTGAACCGATCCTATAAATTACAAACCATTCTTCGTATCTTCGCTTCTATTCTTTTCTTCCTTCTGATCCTTTCTTGCAAAAGCAAGCAAGAGAGCCTGATCGAAGAGATCAACGAATTAGTAGAAGACCAAAACTACGAGAAGGCTTCTTCTCAACTCAAAGACTATCTAGTTAAACCAAAATCGGACGATGAGATCCTTTCCTTAGAAAAGCCGGAGACCACCAGGATCGTAGAGCTTTCGTACGATAGAAAGAGATTGGTCTATCTCGAAGACAGCAAGTTGACATGGAAAGACTTGGTAGAAGGAAATAAGGAAACTAAGAGCTTGGACGAAGTGCCTGCCTCTATTTCCGTTTCTTCCAACGCAAACTTTGCTTTAGCGGAATATCCGATGGCAAACGGCTGCAGGTTATTCGCGATCTCTCTTAAGAATAACGACCTTCATTATGAAGCAGGGGCTCAGATCTCTTGTAGGAATAGAGGAGGAATTGCGGACGACGGTTCCAAGATCTACTACTTCGTAGACAACCAATTGTATGAGGAAAAAACAGTAGAGCCTCGCACTCCTAAAATGATCCTTCCCAAGGAGAAGATTGCGCCTCCGTTCCCAAATCTAAAGGCTCGCTTCTTTTTGTATCCGATCGGAAAGGACTTCTTACTCTTCTCAGGAAATGCAGGATCTTATTATCTATATTACGTGCAACCCGACAAGAAGACCTCGGAGAAAATAGACCAAGAGATCATCAGTCCTCTTCTGTATTATGGGACCGGAGACGCTGCGTATTATCTTGGCGGTTCGATCGGAAGACTTCATTTGCGAAGGCTTCAATTCGGAAAAGGAAAACCTTCCGTGAACAAATTGTTTACAGTGAGTAGAAAAGAGATCAATCCTTGGAAACTACCCGCTAAGAATGAGTTCGTTTCTAATTATTCAGGCAAGGTCCATCTTTGGGGACCTTCTCGCAAGAGCCAAGTTCTCCCTTTGCTATGCGAAAGGATCTGGGTTGTGGATCAGAACAAGATCCTATGCGAGAATGAAACGAAAGAATTTTATATCACGGGCCTGGACTTTCCAGAAGAAGACTGGACCATCCTGAAACTCTACGAAGAGTCCAGAGATAAGTAACTTCCTATTAGAAGAAGATATTGATGAGAAGATTTCCCTTTTGTCCTTCTAAGGGCTCGGGAGACCCGTATCTGGTTTTAGCAAAGCTCTTTCCAGGAAATTCGTAATCCCAAGTCTTTCCGGAAAATTGCACCTGGCCGCTGGACTCGAAACTAGAATTCTTGATCCATTCTCTGAACTTTCCTTCGTCTTCGACTGAACCAAGACCGATCCATTTACTGATATAGGTTTTCTTTACCATCTCATCCAAGGCGGGAGATTTTAGATCTTCGGTAAATACGACCCCGATTCTTCCGAAAGAAAGATTGGCTACCCAGACATTCGGAAGGATCTCATTCGGATTCGCTTGTGATCTTTTTTCTAGTTCAGAATCCCTGGATCTGTTCCTAAGTAAGGAACCTTCCGCAAACTTTCCTTCCGAGTCGAAAATATAAGCTCGTTCTTCCCAAGTACCACCAGGTCGGATCGTAAGTTTTCCTTCTTTCATTTCAGGAGAAGGAAGACAAATAGAACCTGCAAGGATCTGCACTCCGTAGATCTTGGAAAGAGTACTGAAAATTCTTTGGTAACTTTCCTTGGATGCCTCCGCGATCTGAAAGGTAGAGGTATCCTCTCCCAGAGAGAAAGAAGCGAGGTTCTTAGGTAATATCCTTTGGAAGAAAACAGCCATGTTCCAAGCAGATTGCTCCTTCTCCGCATCTAAGATCTCTTTGCGGGAGTCTATTAAGAAAAAGTAATTTCCTATTTCGGGAGGATACGCCACGATCGTTGTCTTTTGCAGCCATCCTTTTTCTTTTGCAAGAAGAAGAGGTTCTTCTAACCAGGCTCTGAGCCTGTCTTCTCTGGTAAAATATTCCGGCTTAAATTCTAATTGGACGATGAGTAAATTTCCGGATCTTCTGTCCCAACCCAGAGTTACTGTTTTTGTTTCTTTCTTAGAAACACGATTCTGGAACTCTTCGTCGCTCAAATTCGTAGCGGATAGAACCCAACCTATAAATAGGAATATAGGAAGTAATAGCAATGAGACGATTGCGTTTCTAGCAAATGGGCTCATAGCAGCCATCCTTTTGCTTCTAATTTCCCGTCGGGGATCAGAGGAGCGTATTCTTTTTGATAGAGCTTGAATGCGTCCAACATGTATTCGAAGAATAAACCGGTTGGATCGAAGGAAATTGCATCCACCCAATCCAAATAATCGTGTTCGTCCGAGATTTGGATCTCTCCCGATAAAAATTCTCCATGATATGCGATGATGACACAGGGATGATTTCCTTCGCTGACCCTATGCTTATGGACCATGATCGGTTTAGGATGGATCTTGATCTGGCAAGAATCTCCCATCTCTTCCTGTAATTCTCTGGAAAGACTGACAAGCCAATCTCCATAGAATTCGTCCTCGTTCATTCTGCCTCCGGGCAGATCGCCGAAACCGGACTTTTTATCTCTGAGGATAAGAAGATCTTTTCCCTTTCTCAAAAAAACTTTCTGCGTAATTTGAAAGAACCCGTGTTTGCTCAAAATTCTCGGCTCCGAAAAGTAACTAAATACTCGGTCAGGAGGCTCTATGCCTGACAATCACTTTTATATTCTCCGATTTTCTCGCGGCAAGATAGGCCTCTGGGATGGATTGAGAGTCATATTCCCCGCTGATCAATGCGTCCGAAACAGTTTCCAAGAAGCCAGGTTCCGATTCCAATAGTTCTCTCGTTCTGTGAAAATCACCGCAACGACTCGAGCTCAAGATCCCGCCTGTAAGGATCCAAGCCAGAAAAGGATTTGGATCCTTCTTTCCATTTTGAGAGATGAGGATAGAACCTCTGGGTCGAACCAAAGATCTTTCTTCTCCTGCTTTTGGGCGAAGGATAGGATCCAATTCGGAACTGGAACCTGCGATCGCAAAATCAAAATGGGGCAAGGTTCCCTGAAATTCCGGGCCTTGTAAAAAGGCCTCCGCCTCTTCTATACTTCCAACGAAGAATCGATGATTGCCTTTCGCTTTTAATTGATCGATCCAAATCTGTTCTTCTTCAGTAAGTTCAACTTGAGAAGATTGATAGATCCAGATCGGAGAAGTCTCCTGGATCCCCCAGATCAAATCCGAAAGATCAGGCCGAAGATAGGAAATGGATATCTCATCCACAACCATTTCCGTAAGATGAGAAATTCCCAGAGAAGTCTGACCGTTCGTTGTCTTTCTATGGATCTCTTTAGAGGTAAGAAACATAGCAGTCTCTAGTCCGGAAGGAGAGCCTGTGGTATCGAATACAAGATCGAAGGCATTTTTACAATCGGACCATTCGATCGGTTTAGATCCTTCTTCAGATCGATTCAATTCTTTCCCGATACGATCCTTCCCGGATGTATCGAATGATTTTCCAGTAAGGGCTTCTTCGGATTGATTTGACCCACTTTCGGATCGATCGATTGCGTTTCCATTGGGATCAAACTTCTTTTCGATCCCGGCTTCTTCCTTGCCTAAATTAGGAAAATAGAATACTTTATCCGCACCTACTGCAAAGGAAAGATCCTTTAGATCCTCATGTCTCAGGATGGAAACGATCTCGTAATTCAAATGATTCCTTTTTCGATACAGATCCAAGGCCGCAATCAAAAGAGAACCAAGACGTCTCGGCCCTAAGACGGCGATCTTTCGCGGCAATTCTTTTCCCTTTCTATTCAACGCGACTTCTACCCCATGCAAAGAAGCCGCAAAGGGTTCTAGTAAAACTGCTTCCTTGTCCTTGAGGGTTCCCGTTTCTATAAGAGTTCCCACAGGAGCTAAAATATAAGGCCCAAATCCGCCAGGAAGTCGATCGATCCCCAATACCATTCTAGTAGGACTATGCGTGGGAATTCCTACCCTGCAAAAAGGATCCTTTTCTTCGCCCCTTGCCTCGACTGTATCATTTATTTCTAATACGTATTTCTTTTTTGTAGAAGGATCCGAAACCAAGACCTCATGCCCGATCACCTGGGGCAAAGCGAACGGAAGAAATCTCCTGTCCAGATCGGTGGAACAGATCCCGCAGAGTTCCGTTTTGACGAGTCTATACCCTTTTCCGAGTTCTAAATAAGGAAGAGCATTTCGTTGGATCTTCCAGCCGGTTTCTTCCGAGCCTTCCATTTCGTACACGGATCTGCTAAAGGAGTCATCCGAGTTATAATCGAAGGCTGTAAAACTCACAAACTGCAATTATCTAGCTCCGACAAAGAATCCCAGTATAAGCAATAGGATCACGAATACGACATTCAATACAAAGCCGGTATGTAACTCCCTTTTGATCTTATTATTCATGAAATAAGCCGCAAAGACTACGGAGAGGAATCCTCCCAAGTGTGCCCAATGCGCCACTTGGTCTTTCGAGAACAAATTCGTGATATCGGAATACACCATCAGCCAGGCTACTGCAAACACAGGAAACGGATAGTTTCTCTTCTTTACTCGAATGGAGAAGGGAGAAAGAAGCGCCGCTACTGCAGCAAGACCGGAAACCGCACCGGAAGCTCCGATCGCCGGTTGGTGCTCTCCTAAGATAATTCCACGAACGAAAGAATCCAATCCTCCCGAAACGATAGCTCCCATGAAGAAGAATAGAAGCCATTTGGTTCTTCCGACTTTATATTCCACGATCCTTCCTAAAAAGAAAAGGAAGATCATATTCCAAAACAAGTGCATGAAGTCCGCATGCAGGAAAGCCATTCCGACCCATTTCCAAGGATAGAATTCCCCGGGACGACTGATAAAGAATGCATTCAGGATCTCTTCGGGAACCAGAAAATACAGAACGAATTGAGAAATAGAAATCAGCCCGACAAAGAATGCGGTTAGAGGAAATTCGAATAGATACGCCCTCACTTCTCCCCTCTCTGAATATAATAATTCAAGTACGACTTCAACATGGTCTTCAATTCCTGGAGGATTCCATCTGCCAACGCTTGGTCTTGGCTTTCCCTCAACCAACGACTCAAAACAGAATCAGTCACCTCGACCATGATCCGGGACATCACAGTCATCTCTTCTTTTTTTTTCATCCAAGGAATAACACCAAAGAATAAATCGCTTACGAAATTTGCGATAGCCCTGTTATTCTCGCGATCTATACTAACCAGTTGAGGATCCAAATTCTTATTCGACCAAATAGGGATAAAGCCAGGTTCGGTCTTATAGAATCGAGCAAAAGCATCGATGAGTTGGTCCACTAAGGATTCCCAGTTCGACATATCGGGCTTGCTATCGATAAAGTCCATGACCATATCGTTCACCCGAGCCAAATGCCTTTCGCCCGCAGCGCTGATGATAGCATGTTTGTTCGGAAAATATTGGTATAGGGAACCGATCGGTATCCCCGCCTTCTGAGCGATCAAATTAGTAGTGATCGCTTCTGTTCCCACTTCATCCAAGAGACCAGTAACAATATCTAAAATGTATTGTACTCTTTCGATCGCCCTCTTTTGAGAAGGGGACTTTCTCAGATTCATTTTTTCAGGCTTGTCCTGGGATGAAGAAGCGCGGGTGCTTTTCTGTTTTTTAGCTTTGGGCAAAGAGGTATCCCCGGACTCGGATTGATTCTTACTAAAGAACAGTTCCCGAAGATTCCTTCAAGAAAACTATTTCATACCGTAATAGCGAAGTATATGCCTGAGGCTGGTTAGATAGGAAGCGCCGAATAAATTGATATGCACTAATACAGGATACAATTGCCAGAATTGGATCCTGTCCTTTAAATTACCCGGATCCTCCATGCCGCAGGTGGCAAGTATCTCTTGCATTTCCTCCAGGTTCAGAGGGCTTCCGAATAACTGCAGCATCGCCAGGTCTTGTTCCGGATGAGAATAAGAAACGGAAGGATCGATCAAGTATGCATGTCCGTTCTTTGCCTGGAGAACGTTACCGGACCATAGATCCCCATGTACCATTCTTGGTTGGACACGATCCAATCCCCATTCTTCCGAGAACTTCTGAAAAATAGTTTGGATGGAACCAAGATCCTTGTCGGTTAATAATTTGCGAGTTTGGGCCAATTCGATCTGGGGCTTTAATCTTCTTTGCCAATAGAATTCGGAGAAGGTAGAAAACCACCCGTTCGCTTGCGGAAGGGATCCGATGAAATTATCCCTTTTCCAACCCCAGGATCCGAATTCGGTTCTATACAGATTTTTTAAGCTAGCAATTAGATCCTGTCTGAATCCGGCAGAAGAGCCTGTATCGATAAACTCCATCGCAAGAAGGGAGGTCTTTTCCAGATGCACTGTCCCGAGACATTCGGGGACCCTTACCCCAAGTCTGCACAATTGCTCCAGACCTTCTGCTTCTGCCTC
Protein-coding regions in this window:
- the prfA gene encoding peptide chain release factor 1, producing MLDRLEKIQQKYLKISDELTTASNPDDLKRLYKERSRLTPLFDKITEYKKLLQDKKDAEELLKTEKDGDMRSMYEEEKNAAVDRIDSLEKELEILLLPPDPNSGKNILIEIRAGTGGEEAGLFVSDLFRMYTRYADKQGIRHEIVESSPTGIGGLKEIIFALENDKAYDLFKFEAGTHRVQRIPATESGGRIHTSAVTVAVLPEAEESEININENDLRIDVYRSSGSGGQHVNTTDSAVRITHIPTGVVVACQDEKSQHKNKAKAMRILSARILEKQAEEKKAVADAMKKQMVGSGDRSERIRTYNFPQGRCTDHRIGFTSHNLSAIMEGDLDDLINALTEEDRVKRLASAQAS
- a CDS encoding NUDIX hydrolase, yielding MSKHGFFQITQKVFLRKGKDLLILRDKKSGFGDLPGGRMNEDEFYGDWLVSLSRELQEEMGDSCQIKIHPKPIMVHKHRVSEGNHPCVIIAYHGEFLSGEIQISDEHDYLDWVDAISFDPTGLFFEYMLDAFKLYQKEYAPLIPDGKLEAKGWLL
- a CDS encoding alcohol dehydrogenase catalytic domain-containing protein, whose translation is MEGSEETGWKIQRNALPYLELGKGYRLVKTELCGICSTDLDRRFLPFALPQVIGHEVLVSDPSTKKKYVLEINDTVEARGEEKDPFCRVGIPTHSPTRMVLGIDRLPGGFGPYILAPVGTLIETGTLKDKEAVLLEPFAASLHGVEVALNRKGKELPRKIAVLGPRRLGSLLIAALDLYRKRNHLNYEIVSILRHEDLKDLSFAVGADKVFYFPNLGKEEAGIEKKFDPNGNAIDRSESGSNQSEEALTGKSFDTSGKDRIGKELNRSEEGSKPIEWSDCKNAFDLVFDTTGSPSGLETAMFLTSKEIHRKTTNGQTSLGISHLTEMVVDEISISYLRPDLSDLIWGIQETSPIWIYQSSQVELTEEEQIWIDQLKAKGNHRFFVGSIEEAEAFLQGPEFQGTLPHFDFAIAGSSSELDPILRPKAGEERSLVRPRGSILISQNGKKDPNPFLAWILTGGILSSSRCGDFHRTRELLESEPGFLETVSDALISGEYDSQSIPEAYLAARKSENIKVIVRHRAS
- a CDS encoding rhomboid family intramembrane serine protease; the encoded protein is MRAYLFEFPLTAFFVGLISISQFVLYFLVPEEILNAFFISRPGEFYPWKWVGMAFLHADFMHLFWNMIFLFFLGRIVEYKVGRTKWLLFFFMGAIVSGGLDSFVRGIILGEHQPAIGASGAVSGLAAVAALLSPFSIRVKKRNYPFPVFAVAWLMVYSDITNLFSKDQVAHWAHLGGFLSVVFAAYFMNNKIKRELHTGFVLNVVFVILLLILGFFVGAR
- a CDS encoding TetR/AcrR family transcriptional regulator — protein: MPKAKKQKSTRASSSQDKPEKMNLRKSPSQKRAIERVQYILDIVTGLLDEVGTEAITTNLIAQKAGIPIGSLYQYFPNKHAIISAAGERHLARVNDMVMDFIDSKPDMSNWESLVDQLIDAFARFYKTEPGFIPIWSNKNLDPQLVSIDRENNRAIANFVSDLFFGVIPWMKKKEEMTVMSRIMVEVTDSVLSRWLRESQDQALADGILQELKTMLKSYLNYYIQRGEK
- a CDS encoding fructosamine kinase family protein, which encodes MAITNTGMEDLIRDGLDRLGILSSNKKAEISFHSASLFELYLAKLPDGSRLAIKIIPKKEMAEAEAEGLEQLCRLGVRVPECLGTVHLEKTSLLAMEFIDTGSSAGFRQDLIASLKNLYRTEFGSWGWKRDNFIGSLPQANGWFSTFSEFYWQRRLKPQIELAQTRKLLTDKDLGSIQTIFQKFSEEWGLDRVQPRMVHGDLWSGNVLQAKNGHAYLIDPSVSYSHPEQDLAMLQLFGSPLNLEEMQEILATCGMEDPGNLKDRIQFWQLYPVLVHINLFGASYLTSLRHILRYYGMK